From the genome of Oryza glaberrima chromosome 1, OglaRS2, whole genome shotgun sequence:
CTCGATATGATGATGTGAACCTTGTGACTATTCGTGAAAATACCGAGGGAGAATATAGTGGCCTTGAGCATCAGGTAAGCATTCTTAAAAGCAATATCATTTTCATTGGTCTTGTTAGCATTATTCATCACTGTGTGCTATTTATTCTCCAGGTTGTGAGGGGTGTTGTGGAAAGCTTAAAAATTATCACTCGCCAAGCAAGTTTAAGAGTGGCAGAGTATGCTTTCCACTATGCCAAGACCAATGGCCGGGAGAGGGTCTCTGCGATACACAAGGCCAATATCATGAGGAAGACCGATGGTCTTTTCCTCAAGGTCTGTTTGCTACCTGTTCCTTCTAACTTGATGGAATGTATTAATTCATATCACTGGGAGCTGATGTTCTGTTTGTTCTTTGTTTTACTTTCAGTGCTGTCGTGAAGTGGCTGAGAAGTACCCTGAAATTGTATACGAGGAGGTCATCATTGACAATTGTTGTATGACGGTATGTTGTTCTGCTGATACCAAAACCTGTGCTTTGTTTGGTGTTAATGTTGAAGCATTCTTCACACTGGTCTGATGATCTCTGATCGACCTGAGAAATGCAAATTATCCTATTTGTATTCTAGCCACTTCTATTGCTGTCCTGGACAGTTAATTAATGACACCATTGATTTGTGAACATTGTCCCCTTGCAGCTTGTGAAGAATCCTGGTCTTTTTGATGTACTGGTGATGCCAAATCTTTATGGTGATATTATTAGTGATCTTTGTGCTGGTCTGATTGGAGGCTTGGGCTTGACACCCAGGTAAATTTGTTATTGTTTGTTCTATCAATTTGACATCCAGGTAATACAACGCCAACTAACTATTTTGCACTCTCCCAGCTGCAACATTGGTGAAGGTGGCATTTGTCTGGCAGAAGCTGTTCACGGTTCTGCTCCTGATATTGCTGGCAAGGTGAGTTAGACATGAACAATTCCTGCTTCATAGCTTGATTTACGATGTTTCAACCTATATAAATTTCCTAGTACTTGTAGAGTCAGTTGTATCACTTGATAATTCATGACATTTCTCGTTATGtacgggcctgtttggtacagctccaactcctaaatttagctccaggagttaggtctggagtggagttgtggagctgcctaaacccagctccacaactctagattattttgtgagagagctccacccatggctgagctccagctccaggagaggtggagctggagctgtgccaaacaggccctacatAGGAAAATTATCAATGTGAATTACTGATCAGCCAATTGTTCCTACAACACTTTaactgaatgtttttttttccccagaACCTTGCAAACCCGACCGCTCTTATGCTGAGTGCTGTTATGATGTTGCGCCACTTGCAATTCAATAACCAAGCAGACCGGATCCACAACGCCATCCTCCAGACCATCTCCGAGGGGAAATTCAGGACTGCTGATCTCGGCGGAAAGGCGTCGACTTCAGACTTCACGAAGGCAGTCTGTGATCATATCTGATCGTCCGATGTGATTCCGTCCTCTTGATTGTTTTCCTTCCCCCTAATTTTTGTTGCATACGCGGAGAGAAGCTTTAGCTTTAAGAGGTTAACTGGCGGCACCTCAATTTCTTTGGGCTTCAGCATGGGTTAAGACCACCTAATAATCCTGTCGCATTCTTGCTCTTGGAAAAGTTTCTTCCAACATTGCAGTCCAGTCAGAGAATGGCCTGTAATAATTAGTGACAAAATTATAGCAGTAGATAGAATCTGTTCATTCAAGTTCTTCAAATTACTGGGCCAAGCTTCAATGTCATTTTTTGCTTAACTCGTGCTCGTGCTGTTATAGTTTACAACTATCTTCTTTACCTGCCCATAACCAGTGTGACCATCGAATCAAACGTATGTGGCGGTGAATCCCGTTGCTTGTGCGTTGCTAGATTTTTGAGGTCGCCTTCTGTTCCAAATTCCAATCATTTGAATTTGAAGGGATTACCTGTCGACTGCGCATACGATCTTTTATTGAGAATATTTGCTAGGTGTGGGAGTTCCTGCGTGTGTTCGTTTAGTGGACGTGCGTATATGAGCATGTGTTATATGTTGTGCTTCGTGAAAACTCAGCTTCTTTTCATCAAGATCGGCACCTCTGCTTATCACCTAATCCCATCATTCCAATAGCAACATAAcatagatgtgacacatcctatacATGatattgggatggagagagtattccTAAGATGCATCTCTACCCTTTCTCTTCGAATGCACATTTATTGGGAGTCATTTTTAATGTGCATTTGTGCAAACTGGTACCATGGAACCCTAGTGCTACCCTAACAGATATGCTCCATCGTCACTACAAACTCTTGTTTACATCCACAAACTACTGCTTGGAAGGACACGCTGACATTTGATCAGAAGAAAGAATGACATGGGTGCCAAAGTTATGGATCAATGTGGTGAAATTCGAGAATAACCGACAAGATACTTCTCAATCTTGTCACAATAAGAGGGTTATTTTTGTTTAGTACAGTACAACTAACGATACCGCACAAAAAACGGTGAACTCGATATCGCACAAAAAAAGAGCAACACGTTTGAATTATATTCAGGTTTGCTACTCCAATCCAACACCATCTCATAACTACATTATCCTAATCGAGCCTTTTTAAGTAATGAGGCCAGTACAATTAAAAAAGGTGCCGTAGACAATAGCAAACCCATGAAGAACTGAAAACAAATGAATGCAAAACTAAAATTGTCTTAGTTCTGTCGACAAATGCCAACTGCTATAATCGTACATGCGTCTCCGAAGAAACCGCCGACACTGCCTCACTCTCCAAGAACCATACCAAACCCAAATTTGTAATCTTTCTTCCAGTGATCAAGCTGCACAGGATTGTAGAAACATCATGTCAATTCAAAATTATACTCCAAATACAACTAAATGCAGGGCACGATAAAATTCACCTATGATGGCTAGATATGCTTCTCAAATGCTAAGTTCTGCTGCCTACGAAAGCTGATATCTTGGAATTTCAAGCATCTGAGATGGCTAGGATTTTGAAGGCGTGTAATGTTTCTTTACCTTttgctattattttattattcagCGCAGCTCACTAAGGAGACATCTATATTTCATTAATTTACGTTTCTACTTAACCTTCTGATTCAATAATCCAGTTCCAGACTTGGTTTCCCACTTACATAAACGTGTTAAAAATAGAGGGCATTGAATCAGTAATAGGTAGCCTGGTGTATAGAATAAGTAGGGCTGCAAGCTGACCTCTGCAGAAAGAACGAAATTCACGCCGGGGGTCAACCGCTCCTCCAAAAGAGCAGAAACAACGCCATTGGTATCAATCTTCCCCCTCAGACGACACTGCAAGGTTAAACATAAATGTACTTTAATTTAATGAGGTGGTTACAACTTCAATAATCAAAATTCTCTAAAAACATAGAAttttccatttttgaaaaaaaaaaaggttccatAGAAGAGGCAAAATATGCTCAAGTTGTTGCAGCAACTTTTACATCCCACATACCATGCTAGACCaacgcacaaaaaaaaaaaaaaccgaaaagcTGGAAACAATCAAGATATACCTGTCTCAACATATAATCATAGCCGAAACTTGCTGTTACATCCTTCGCCATATGATTGTACATAAAATCAGATGCAAGGGAAACCTGCAAGAAGAAACTTATAGAGTAAGATggtataaagaaaataaaagcaaaTGTTCAAAACATCATTACAGAACACCGACCTTTTC
Proteins encoded in this window:
- the LOC127760933 gene encoding isocitrate dehydrogenase [NAD] catalytic subunit 5, mitochondrial-like — its product is MALRRLLQGSVLPRMAGRAAAAPFSTASGETVRATLFPGDGIGPEIAESVKQVFNVAGVPIEWEEHYVGTEVDPRTESFLTWESLESVRRNKVGLKGPMATPIGKGHRSLNLTLRKELGLYANVRPCNSLPGYKTRYDDVNLVTIRENTEGEYSGLEHQVVRGVVESLKIITRQASLRVAEYAFHYAKTNGRERVSAIHKANIMRKTDGLFLKCCREVAEKYPEIVYEEVIIDNCCMTLVKNPGLFDVLVMPNLYGDIISDLCAGLIGGLGLTPSCNIGEGGICLAEAVHGSAPDIAGKNLANPTALMLSAVMMLRHLQFNNQADRIHNAILQTISEGKFRTADLGGKASTSDFTKAVCDHI